In the genome of Nocardia terpenica, one region contains:
- a CDS encoding non-ribosomal peptide synthetase translates to MSGSAESSIASRRRLLVERMLAAGGSPGGGGTIGRADRSGALPVSFAQQRLWFLDQLVPGNPFYNMPVSFRLRGSVDAGALDRAVRELMVRHEVFRTALVSAGGEPRQVVGEPPVGSVLPVVDLSGAIDPLARARESARAEGRRPFDLSVGPLLRACLMRLADDDHVLLLTMHHIVSDGWSIGVLLRELNTLYKAFAAGEPSPLPPLPVQYADFAVWQRDWLSGPVLEEQLGYWRDRLDGLAPLELPLDRPRPAVASFDGGAHSFSLSAELSERLRALSRRYQVSLFMTLMAAFQALLSRYGGNADFAVGVPIAGRVRPELEQLIGFFVNTLVMRADCAGDPTFEELLTRTRETALGAYAHQDLPFERLVEELAPERDLSRNPLVQTTFQLINTPREDIRIGATTEDEFDVDADIVRFDLELHMIEQGEQLEGAFIYARDLFDAVTVRVLAERFVAILETVVGDVGVRLSELPMVVGGEWTDLVELRNRTAMELPGAATVVSLLEQWADRTPDAEAVVCEQQRLSYAELDAWANGVAWRLRDAGVGPETVVGICVERGVAAIVAIVAVLKAGGAYLPLDPGHPADRIAQALTDTGAAILLTDTESGAFSASIVDSMPGLRRVDVERPGSGERSDRPMVEIRPGNAAYVIFTSGSTGRPKGVVVEHRSLSNLCAFLSGGIYPDAGVSRSTVGLFASLVFDSSVKQLLPMMCGHVLHVIPESVRRDTRELVSYVRRGGIDIMDATPSLARVLIDDGLLDGETVPRVLLGGEAVDQQLWDRLADTAGASYNLYGPTECTVDTTWAAIESGCSPSIGVPVGNSRVYVLDRSGNIAPIGVVGELYIGGAGVARGYVGRGGATADRFVPDPFGPPGSRLYRTGDAVRWTRSGVLEFVGRLDDQVKVRGFRIEPGEIESALTGYPIVNDAAVLAREDTPGDIRLVAYVVPAESGANDETPHHTETLAGDQVADWRMIFDDVQGSERAAADGGFNVSGWNSSYTGEPLAAEEMREWVDASVDRVLALGGRRILEIGCGTGLLALRLASHAQEYVGVDFSAETLRARPRSAPTRTRICLSSGWSKNSRRNASCPVTPWCRSSFN, encoded by the coding sequence GTGTCCGGTTCGGCTGAGAGTTCGATTGCGTCGCGCCGTCGGTTGCTGGTGGAACGGATGCTGGCGGCGGGCGGGTCGCCGGGCGGAGGCGGGACGATCGGCCGGGCGGATCGATCCGGTGCGCTGCCGGTGTCGTTCGCGCAGCAGCGGTTGTGGTTTCTCGATCAGCTGGTGCCGGGGAACCCGTTCTACAACATGCCGGTGTCGTTCCGGCTGCGGGGTTCGGTCGATGCGGGCGCGCTGGACCGGGCCGTGCGGGAGCTGATGGTGCGGCACGAGGTGTTCCGGACGGCGCTGGTGAGCGCGGGCGGTGAGCCGCGGCAGGTCGTCGGTGAGCCGCCGGTCGGGTCGGTATTGCCCGTGGTGGATCTGTCCGGCGCCATCGATCCGTTGGCGCGCGCACGGGAGTCGGCGCGCGCGGAGGGGCGACGTCCCTTCGACCTGTCGGTGGGTCCACTGTTGCGGGCGTGCCTGATGCGGTTGGCCGACGACGACCACGTGTTATTGCTGACGATGCATCACATCGTGTCCGACGGGTGGTCGATCGGGGTGCTGCTGCGTGAACTGAACACGCTGTACAAGGCGTTCGCCGCGGGTGAGCCGTCGCCCCTGCCGCCGCTGCCGGTGCAGTACGCGGATTTCGCGGTGTGGCAACGGGATTGGTTGTCCGGTCCGGTGCTGGAGGAGCAGCTGGGATACTGGCGGGATCGGCTGGACGGGCTGGCCCCGTTGGAATTGCCGTTGGATCGACCCCGTCCGGCCGTCGCGAGTTTCGATGGTGGCGCGCATTCGTTTTCCCTGTCGGCCGAGTTGAGCGAGAGGCTGCGGGCACTGAGCCGCCGGTATCAGGTGTCGCTGTTCATGACCTTGATGGCGGCGTTCCAAGCGCTGCTCAGCCGGTACGGCGGCAATGCGGATTTCGCGGTCGGCGTCCCGATCGCCGGACGGGTGCGTCCGGAGCTGGAGCAGCTGATCGGATTCTTCGTGAATACGCTGGTCATGCGGGCCGACTGCGCGGGGGACCCGACGTTCGAGGAATTGCTGACGCGCACGCGCGAGACCGCGCTCGGCGCCTACGCGCACCAGGACCTGCCCTTCGAGCGGCTGGTGGAGGAACTGGCACCGGAGCGGGACCTGTCCCGTAACCCTCTGGTGCAGACCACCTTCCAGCTGATCAATACTCCTCGCGAAGACATTCGGATCGGTGCGACGACCGAGGACGAATTCGATGTCGACGCCGACATCGTCCGGTTCGATCTCGAACTGCACATGATCGAACAGGGCGAACAGCTGGAGGGCGCGTTCATCTACGCGCGGGATCTGTTCGATGCGGTTACCGTGCGGGTATTGGCGGAGCGGTTCGTGGCCATCCTCGAAACGGTGGTGGGCGACGTCGGAGTGCGGCTGTCGGAATTGCCGATGGTGGTCGGTGGCGAATGGACCGACCTCGTCGAGCTGCGCAACCGGACGGCGATGGAACTACCCGGAGCGGCGACGGTGGTGTCGCTGCTCGAACAGTGGGCAGACCGGACACCGGACGCGGAAGCGGTCGTGTGCGAACAACAGCGGCTGTCGTATGCGGAGCTGGATGCGTGGGCCAATGGTGTGGCATGGCGTCTGCGGGACGCGGGCGTCGGGCCGGAGACGGTCGTCGGAATCTGTGTCGAGCGTGGCGTGGCGGCTATCGTGGCGATCGTCGCGGTCCTGAAGGCCGGTGGCGCGTATCTGCCGCTGGATCCCGGCCACCCCGCGGATCGAATCGCGCAGGCGCTGACCGATACCGGCGCGGCAATTCTGCTGACCGACACCGAGTCCGGAGCGTTCTCGGCGTCGATCGTGGACTCGATGCCGGGTCTGCGGCGGGTGGATGTGGAACGGCCGGGGTCCGGCGAGCGGTCCGATCGCCCGATGGTGGAGATCCGCCCCGGGAACGCGGCCTACGTCATCTTCACCTCGGGATCGACCGGGCGTCCGAAAGGCGTTGTGGTCGAGCATCGTTCGCTGTCGAATCTGTGCGCATTCCTCTCCGGTGGTATCTATCCGGATGCCGGGGTGTCGCGGTCGACGGTGGGTTTGTTCGCGTCGCTGGTCTTCGATTCCTCGGTGAAGCAGCTGCTGCCCATGATGTGCGGGCATGTGCTGCACGTGATTCCGGAATCGGTGCGGCGCGATACCCGAGAACTGGTGAGCTACGTGCGCCGCGGCGGGATCGACATCATGGATGCGACACCGTCGCTGGCGCGAGTGCTGATCGACGACGGTCTGCTGGACGGTGAGACCGTGCCGCGAGTGCTGCTCGGCGGTGAGGCGGTGGATCAACAGCTGTGGGATCGGTTGGCGGACACCGCCGGAGCTTCCTACAACCTGTACGGGCCCACCGAGTGCACGGTGGACACGACCTGGGCCGCGATCGAGTCCGGTTGTTCCCCGTCGATCGGTGTGCCGGTGGGCAATTCGCGAGTGTATGTGCTGGATAGGTCCGGGAATATCGCCCCGATCGGCGTGGTGGGGGAGCTGTATATCGGCGGTGCGGGGGTGGCGCGGGGCTATGTGGGCCGAGGCGGAGCGACCGCCGATCGGTTCGTGCCGGACCCGTTCGGGCCGCCCGGTTCTCGGCTGTATCGCACCGGTGACGCGGTGCGCTGGACACGGTCGGGTGTGCTGGAATTCGTCGGCCGACTGGACGATCAGGTGAAGGTGCGGGGCTTCCGGATCGAACCGGGTGAGATCGAATCCGCGCTGACCGGCTATCCGATCGTCAACGACGCGGCGGTCTTGGCGCGAGAAGACACACCCGGCGATATTCGGCTGGTTGCCTATGTAGTGCCCGCCGAGAGTGGCGCCAACGACGAAACCCCGCACCACACCGAGACATTGGCCGGTGATCAGGTCGCCGACTGGCGGATGATCTTCGACGACGTGCAAGGGTCGGAACGCGCCGCCGCGGACGGCGGTTTCAATGTGTCGGGGTGGAACAGCAGCTACACCGGTGAACCCCTTGCCGCCGAGGAGATGCGCGAATGGGTGGACGCGAGCGTGGACCGCGTGCTGGCGCTGGGCGGCCGCCGCATTCTGGAGATCGGCTGTGGTACCGGCCTGCTGGCGCTGCGGCTGGCATCGCATGCGCAGGAGTACGTCGGCGTCGACTTCTCCGCGGAGACACTACGCGCGAGACCGCGCTCGGCGCCTACGCGCACCAGGATCTGCCTTTCGAGCGGCTGGTCGAAGAACTCGCGCCGGAACGCGAGCTGTCCCGTAACCCCTTGGTGCAGGTCATCTTTCAACTGA